AAGCAGCGCCATCGGCAGCAACAGACGACCGGACCGGGTAAAGCGGGTCAGCCGGGAAAGGAATGCGGTCTCAACCATGCGTGCGCCCCGACCGGCAGGCGGCGTGGCCCGGCTGGCAGCCGGGCGTCAGGCCCGTCCTCAATCCGATCTGTTTCGGCCGCGCCCGGGCAGGGCAACCGAACATGCGGGGGAAGGCGTCCGGTCAGGATGCCCGGTTACGCCAACGGCCGGGAAATATCACGCAAGAAATTCGAGCCAAACAGAGACCGCAACAATGCACATCCGGGACAAGCAGACACGCGGCAAGACCGTTCCCACAACGCCTCCATACACGTTTCAGGCAGGTTACGGGTGTTGCAACGCCGCGGTCCGATTTGAAACAGAAATGACACACAGCCTTCACCGCTTTGCTGCCCGTCCCACGTAGCAGTGGCGGCAATTCCAGTCCGCCCTGGATAACCGGCTTCCTGCGAGATCCACCATGACACTGAAGTACAAACTTATCGCCTTCTGCCTGGCCATCAGCATCCTGCCCCTGGTCGTGACCGCCGTTGTCAGCCTGCGCCAAGCCGGCGGCATCCTCGGAGAACAGGCCTTTTCCGGTCTGGCTGCGGCCCGGGACAGCCGCAAGGAAGCGTTGGAAGCCGCTGCCGCCACCTGGCTGCGCGAAGCCGCCATCCTGGCCAAGGTCAAGGAAGTCTACAACGGCGTCGGCATGTTGCGCGACTTTTTCATGCTCGGCAAGCCCGGACAGCGGGTGGAAACGGCCAACGACGAATACAAAGACCTCAACGACTACGTGGCCCCGCCCTTTGCCCCGTTCACCGAGGTGCTCGGGTTCGAGGACGCCCTTATCGTGGCCGACGACGGCCGGGTCTATTTCGGGGCCAAGGGCGGCAAGGAAGTGGGCGAAGACCTCAAGGCCGGGCCGCTTCAAAATTCCAGTCTGGCCGTCGCCTGGAAAGGGGCCATGGCCGGCAAGATCGTTTTTGCCGATTTCGCGCCCTACGCGCCCCTTGGCGGCGAACCGGCCGCCTTTGTGGCCGCGCCGATAAAAAATCATACCGGCACCATGATCGAGGCCGCCGCCATCCTGCGCGTGCCCAAGGCCGAACTGGACCGCATCATGGGCCAGGGCGAAGGCACGGGCATGACCCGGGAATTTTTGCTGCTTGGGGCCGACGGCGGCATCCGGATCAAATCCGCAGCCCACCTGGACAACGTCGCCGGCAACGACGCCGCCGTGGCCAAGGGGCTGGCCGGCGAAACCGGCAAGGAGACAAGCGCCTCCCCGGACGGCAACGAAATGCTGACGGCCTTTGCCCCGGTCGCTTTCGGCGACGTCGGCTACGCCCTGCTGGCCCGCACCCCGGCCGACGAGGCCTTTGCCGCCGCCCGGGGCCTGCGCCATGTCTCCCTGGCCGTGGCCGGCATCACCGCCGCCCTGGTGCTCCTGGCCGTCACCCTGTTTTTGCGCAAGGAAATCCTCAAACCCCTGGCCGGCATCCTTGAGTATCTCACGGCCGTGACCCGGGGCGATTTTGCCGCCCTGCCGCCGACGCGCCTTCGGGGCGAAATGGAAGCCCTGCGCCTGGGCCTGACCCGGATGGTGGGTGAAATCAAAAACAAACTCGGCTTTTCCTCAAGCATCTTAAAGGCCATCACCCTGCCCTGTCTGGTGACCGACACCCAGGGGCTGGTCACCTTCGTCAACCCGCCGCTGCTGGCCCTGCTCGGCCTTGGCGACGACTACAAGGCCCTGCTCGGCCGGCCGGCCGGCGAGGTTTTCGGGCAAAATACCGGAATTTCCGACCAGCTGGCCGGTTGCCTGAGCGACCGGGCCTGCCGCCTGGGCGTGGAATCGCTCCTCGACGACCGCCAGGGTCAGACCCGGCATGTCCGTCTGGACACCGCCCCGCTCTATGACCTCGACGAAGGCCTTATTGGCGCCTTTGCCCTGGTGGTCGACCTGACCGACATCCGGTCCACCGAGGCCCTGGTGGTCAGCCGCAACGAGACGCTGCGCCGGGTGGCCGGCCATGCCGAGGAAATCGCCCGCCATGTGGCCGACAGCGCCGAAGCCCTGTCCAGCCGGGTGGTCACCGTGTCCGACGGGGCCATGGCCCAGACCGCCCAGCTCCAGGAAACCGTCGGGGCCATCGAAGGCCTCAACCAGGCCCTGGACGCCGTGGCCGCCGGGGCCGACGGGGCCGCCTCCGGGGCCGAAGCGGCCATGGCCCAGGCCAAGGCCGGACGCGAGGCCGTGGAACAGACCGCCCGGGCCATTTCCCAGGTCAGCGAGCTGTCCGGGTCGCTGCGCACCAGCATGGATGCCCTGGGCAGCCGGGCCGCCTCCATCGGCGGCATCATCTCGGTCATTTCCGACATTGCCGACCAGACCAACCTGCTGGCGCTCAATGCCGCCATCGAGGCCGCCCGGGCCGGCGAGGCCGGACGCGGCTTCGCGGTCGTGGCCGACGAAGTGCGAAAGCTCGCCGAAAAAACCATGAACGCCACCCGGGAAGTCTCGTCCTCGGTCCATGCCGTGCTGGCCGCCGTGGACGACAGCGCCTCCAAGGCCGTCAAGGCCACCGAAGCCGTGGCCCAGGCCGACGGGCTGGTGTCCCGCTCGGGCACGACCCTGGCGGAAATCGTCTCCAGCTGCGAAGGCGCGGCCCTGGCCGTGCGCGAAATCGCCGCCTCGGCCAAGGCTCAGGCCACGGCCCACGACGAGATCAACCGGGCCGTCTACTCCATCGGCGAAGTGGCCGAGGAAACCGCCCGGGACATGGACGAAGCCGCCGGGGCCGTGTCCGATCTGGCCGGGCAGGCCGGCGAACTCATGCGGCTTATCGAAGAGATGCGGGGCTAGGCCCGCTCATCGCCCCGACAGTCTCCCGGTCCTTCTTGATTTCCGTTGGCGATACGGCTACCTCAAGCCCCGAACGGCTGCATGCAGCGGCCGCATCCTCAGTTCGCCGCTCGGGAGTATCATGCGCTTCGCCAAAGCCCTGCTCATAAGCCACATCACGGATCTGGCCGGCCCTTCGGAAGCCCTGGAAAACTATCTCAGATCCAGATCCGACAGTCTGGGGGTCATCTACCATCCGTTCCATTATTGTTCGGATCGCCGCTCCATTGCCAAAAAATACGCCGCCGGCCGGCTGGTCTCGGAGTCGCGCGGCGGCGGCTGGGCCTTGCCCAATCTGCTCACCTACGTCAAAGACGCGCTTTTTTCCGTTTTTTTCTTTGCCGGCTTCCTGTCGCGTTTTGACGCCTGCGTGGCCTGCGATCCGCTAAACGGCATCGTGGCCGTGCTGCTTAAAAAATGCGGGCTTATAAAGCGCGTCATCTTCTACACCATCGACTGGATGCCGGGCCGATTCGCCAATCCGGCGCTAAACCGCCTCTACCACGCCCTGGACCGGTTTTGCCTGCGCAACTGCGACGCGGCCTGGAACATCTCCCCGCGCATCGTGGAGATCCGCCGCGAGCAGGGCCTGCCCGATGAGCGCAACGTGCTCGTGCCGGTTGGCGTCGATCTGGAAAAAATCGACCTGCCCGACAAATCCGCCACAACCCCGACCGACGTGGTCCTTCTCGGGGCGCTCTCGCCCTCCAAGGGCGTCGATCTGGTCATCGAAGCCTGGCCGGCCCTGCTGGCCCGCTTCCCGCATCTGAGGCTCCACGTCATCGGCAAGACGCCCAACAACGCCATCGAGGACGGCGTGGTCTACGCCCCCTTCGAGGCCCGCTTACGCGCCCTGGGGCCAAGCGTGATCCTCCACGGCGTCATGAACCACGACGCCGTGCTTGATACCCTCCCCGCCTTTGACATCAGTCTGGCCCTGTACCGCCCGACCGACAACAACCTGTCGCGCTGGGCCGACCCCAGCCGGGTCAAGGATTATCTGGCCTGCGGCCTGCCCGTGGTCATTACCGACGTGCCGGAAATTGCCAAGGATGTGGCCGCCCTTCACGCCGGCGTCGTGGCCGGGTATACCGTGGACGACGTCGCCGCCGCCATCGCCGCCATGGTGGAGGACCCGGACCGTTGGCGGGCCATGCGCCAGGCGGCCGTGGACTCCATGCAGCGCTACCGCTGGTCGGCCATTTTCGACGCCTCTTTCGAGGCGGCCCTGGCTGCGCCGCTTCGCTGACGCGCCGGACGCACTGCCGCCGTCGCCCCGGACAAGCGGCGACATCCAACGGGCGAGTTCCCCGGCAACGGGAAAAGGACACCATGCGACGAAACACGGCTCTCGCGCTCGCTGCCATGGCCGTGCTGGCGGCGCTGACCTTGCTGGCCTTTGCCGGGGTGCTGGCCCGGCCGGGCATCGTCGGCCATACCTGGGATTGGGGCATCCCCAATTTCGCCGAGCAGTTCCGCGACATGGCCCGGCATCACTTTTCCACCTGGGACGCCTATTTCGAAACCGGCCGCTACCACTATTTCAAGCTCGAACTGCTCTACTGGCTGGCCCTTTGGCCGGTGTCGGTCCTTGGCGGCGAAACCGTCTCCAAATGGCTGCCGCTGCTGCTCGTTTTCGCCTCGGGCGCAACCATGTGGCCCCTGGCCCGGCGTCTGGAACTGCCCCCGGTCTTTGCCCTGCTGGCCGCGATTTTCTACGCCTTTTCGCCCTATGCCTTAAGCCGGGTGGTGGCCGGGCACATGCCGATGCTGGCCGGCTACGCCCTGCTGCCGCTGGTCATCCTGGCCGGACTGGCCCTGGCCGGACGCATTGAGGCCGACCGGCCCGGCGGCGTCTATTTCACCGTGCTGACCGGTTTTCTCCTGGGTCTCACCTCGCTCCATCCCGGTGTGGGCATGAGCGCGGCCGCCATGCTGGGCATCAGCTTCGGCTGGCGGCTGTTGTCCAGCCGGCGCAAAAAGAAGCTGGCCATCGCCTTTGTCAGCCTGGGCTGCGTGGCCGTGGCCATGAACATCCATTTCATGGCCCCGTTTTTCGGCGACTATTTCGGCAAGGGAGCCATCCGCCACGGCTGGGGCCTGTCGGTGTCGGCCGACGGCGACGTGACGGTGGATTCCGAGCTGCCCCGGCGCGAGGCCTACCACGAGTCCACCAGCCAGCCGTCCGACGCCTCGTTGTTTGTGCGCCTGCGCCCAGGCATGGACACCGAGTACGTCTATCCCGTGCCGCCCGGCCTGGACCTGCCCTGGAATCTGGCCGCTTTGGCCTTGTGCCTCGGCGTCTTTGCCTATCCCTTCCGCGCCCGCAAAACTCCCGAGCTGACCGCGCTTTTTGTCACCGCCCTGGCCGGGGTGCTGCTGGTGGCCGGTTCGCGCACCCTGCCCGGACTGGCCTTTTACCAGCTCGTGCTCAAAAAAACCCTGCCCATCCTGTTTGCCGCCTTTTCCAACACCACCCGCTGGCTGCCGCTGGTGGTCTTGCCCTATGCCCTGCTCTTTGCCCGCACGGCCGCCGACTGCGCCGCCGCCCTGGCCCGGCCCCGGCTGGGCATGGCCGCAGCCGGCCTGATCGTCCTGGTATTCGTGTCCCCGTTCCTGGCCGGGGGGCTTTCCCGCCCCTTCGACCCGGACCACGAGGCCCAGCCGCTCACCCTGCACCAGACGACGATCAACCCGGACGTGGCTGCGGTCTACGGCTTTCTGCGCGACCGCCGCGACGACTTCCGGGTGGCCTATCTGCCGCCCATCGGCATCACCTGGCCCGGCAGCACGGACTTCACCTTCGAGTGGACCTCGGCCTATTCGCCCAAGCCCTTTTTCATGGCCTTTAAGACCCATCCCCTGGCCGAACCGATCTTTTCGGGTCTTTACGCCGAGCACCCCAGCACCAGCATCGCC
The nucleotide sequence above comes from Desulfovibrio sp. TomC. Encoded proteins:
- a CDS encoding methyl-accepting chemotaxis protein, producing MTLKYKLIAFCLAISILPLVVTAVVSLRQAGGILGEQAFSGLAAARDSRKEALEAAAATWLREAAILAKVKEVYNGVGMLRDFFMLGKPGQRVETANDEYKDLNDYVAPPFAPFTEVLGFEDALIVADDGRVYFGAKGGKEVGEDLKAGPLQNSSLAVAWKGAMAGKIVFADFAPYAPLGGEPAAFVAAPIKNHTGTMIEAAAILRVPKAELDRIMGQGEGTGMTREFLLLGADGGIRIKSAAHLDNVAGNDAAVAKGLAGETGKETSASPDGNEMLTAFAPVAFGDVGYALLARTPADEAFAAARGLRHVSLAVAGITAALVLLAVTLFLRKEILKPLAGILEYLTAVTRGDFAALPPTRLRGEMEALRLGLTRMVGEIKNKLGFSSSILKAITLPCLVTDTQGLVTFVNPPLLALLGLGDDYKALLGRPAGEVFGQNTGISDQLAGCLSDRACRLGVESLLDDRQGQTRHVRLDTAPLYDLDEGLIGAFALVVDLTDIRSTEALVVSRNETLRRVAGHAEEIARHVADSAEALSSRVVTVSDGAMAQTAQLQETVGAIEGLNQALDAVAAGADGAASGAEAAMAQAKAGREAVEQTARAISQVSELSGSLRTSMDALGSRAASIGGIISVISDIADQTNLLALNAAIEAARAGEAGRGFAVVADEVRKLAEKTMNATREVSSSVHAVLAAVDDSASKAVKATEAVAQADGLVSRSGTTLAEIVSSCEGAALAVREIAASAKAQATAHDEINRAVYSIGEVAEETARDMDEAAGAVSDLAGQAGELMRLIEEMRG
- a CDS encoding glycosyltransferase → MRFAKALLISHITDLAGPSEALENYLRSRSDSLGVIYHPFHYCSDRRSIAKKYAAGRLVSESRGGGWALPNLLTYVKDALFSVFFFAGFLSRFDACVACDPLNGIVAVLLKKCGLIKRVIFYTIDWMPGRFANPALNRLYHALDRFCLRNCDAAWNISPRIVEIRREQGLPDERNVLVPVGVDLEKIDLPDKSATTPTDVVLLGALSPSKGVDLVIEAWPALLARFPHLRLHVIGKTPNNAIEDGVVYAPFEARLRALGPSVILHGVMNHDAVLDTLPAFDISLALYRPTDNNLSRWADPSRVKDYLACGLPVVITDVPEIAKDVAALHAGVVAGYTVDDVAAAIAAMVEDPDRWRAMRQAAVDSMQRYRWSAIFDASFEAALAAPLR